GGCCGCCGCCGAACCACACGTCCTGGCCCAGGCCGTCGTAGACGACGACCTTGTCGCAGGGCACCTTCTGGGCCGCGGGGAAGAGCTCGATCTGCTTGGTCGAGTTGTTCGGGATGGTGGTGGAGCGGCCAAGGGTGTAGAGGTGGTACTCGAAGAACGACTTCTCGGCGAAGCCGCCGACCCCGCCGACGGCCTCGTCGACGACCATGCCCAGTTCCCGCCGGCTGTTCCAGCGCTGGTCCTGGCGCGGCGCGCGGTTGACGCTGCCCGCGACGAGCTTGAGCTGGGCGTTGTCGTAGGTGCCGCCGCTGCGGTTGAGGATGCTGACCCACGCGCCGACGTCGAGGAATCCGGCGTTCTCGTTCGTGCCCTCGTGGTAGATGAGGTTGTAATCGGCCCACCAGGTCACGCCCTCGGTCTCGTACGAGACGCGGGCGGTGTGCGCGCCGGGCTTGGCGGTGCCGATCTTCCACACGAGGGTGGGGCGGGTCTGGAACCCTTCGGGCAGGCTGGGGAAGGTGATGCCCTGGTAGCCGTTGATGACTTCGAGCCCGCCGTTCGCCGCGAGCACGAACTGCCCGGGCGAGCTGGAGAGGAGCGTGCCGGTGATCGTCTCGGTGTGGTCGCCCCGGGGGACGGTGACGGTGATCTCGCGATCGATGAAATTCTCGAGGAGCTTGTCGGGCGAGACGAGGTCGAACTGGTAGTTCTGCTCGAGCACGCGGGTGCCGGGGTCGGTGAGGCAGGTGAAAGAGACGGTCGTGGGGTCGATGAGGGCGGCGACGTCGGTGAAGCGCACCTCGCTGACCTGCGCGCCGAGATTGATGGGGCGGTCCTGGCGGACGATGGCGAAGCCGGGAACCGCCTGCTGCTGGTGGTAGGCGTAGGGGTTGTTGGGCGTGGGGCGGTAGGTGGAGGGCGGGACAGCGCCGGGCTCGGCGGCGCTGTAGATCGTGACGCTGGTGGAAGGGGTGCGCGCGGGCTGCGCATGGACGCCGAAGGACATGCCGGCGAGCGCCACAAGCACGGACGCGGCCGAAAGAGCCGAAGTGTTCATCGCGAGGTCTCCTGGGACGTTCGTCCCGCCACAGCGCCGGCGACGCGTGCCGCCGGCGCATGCTACCCCGGTGAGACGCAAGAACGCGTGAACTGGTTCTCCAGGCGTGACACGCCGGTGACACGGCGCGCCTTCAATCCCTACGTGAGCACGCCGGCGGACAGCAATGGTCGGGGCGGGCCCTGGGCGCGGATGGTGGACATGGCCGCCGCCGCCGCCCGGTCGTCGACGCGCCGCTACCCGCGGGAACTTCTGGCGTCGATGCGCGAGCTCCGCGAAGGGGCGGCGTTGCGCGTCGAGCACCCGCACGCGGACGCCAGCCTCGGGGGCGTGTGGCTCGGACATTCGACCGTGCTGCTGCGCATCGGGCGATCGTGGGTGCTGACCGACCCGGTGTTCTCGGAGCGCATCGGCGTACGCGTGGGCGGGCGGACGTTCGGGCTGGGGAGGTTGGCGCCGACGTTTGATCTCGGCACACTCCCGCCCGTCGACCTGATCCTCGTCAGCCACGCGCACTTTGATCACCTCGACCGTCCGACGCTGGCGAAGCTCGTCTCGCCGCGCACGCGGGTGATTACGGCGGAGCGGACCGGTGCGCTCATCCCGGGCGGATTTGAGGGCGTGCACGAGCTGCGGTGGAACGACGAAGTTCGGGCGGGCGACCTGGTGATCCGGGCCATGCGTCCGGCGCACTGGGGCGCGCGCACCGCGTTCGACCGCCAGCGCGGGTTCAACAGCTACGTGATCGACGCGCCCGACCACCGGCGGCGCGTGCTCTTCAGCGGCGACACCGCCCACACCCGGGCGTTCGAGCGCGTGGGCGGGGCCGACCTCACGATCTTCGGCATCGGCGCGTACGACCCGTGGGAGCACGCGCACGCGACGCCCGAGCAGGCCTGGGACATGCACCGCCTGGCCGGGGGCGAGCGGTTCATGCCCATGCACCACTCGACGTTCCCGCTCAGCGACGAGCCCGCGGGCGAACCCTTGCGCCGGCTGATCGCCGCGGCCGGCGCCGCCGGTCCGACGGTCGTCGGTGAGAACCTGGGCAAGGCGTGGCACGCGGCGTGAGCGCCCGGCGCGCTCGGTTTTTGCTGTGCGCCCGCAACGACTCTGGTAGACTCACGTGGTTTGGAGCACCACCCATGACTCAGCATGCGCGCGCGTTCGCGGTCGCCGTCGGCCTTGCATTCGCCCTGGGGGCCCGCCCCGCGACGGCGCTCGAGCCGAACGCGTCTTTCCTCTCCGCGCCGGACCGTCCGGCGCCGCTAGCGCCGGCGCTCGCGGCGGCCTTTGAGGAGCGCGACGAGCTCAAGGTGTGGGTGATGTTCGTGGACAAGGGCGTCGCGCCGGGTGCGGCGATGCAGGCCGCGCTCGCGGGCCTGGAGGCGACGTACCCGGCCCGCGCGGTCGAGCGTCGGCGGCTGCGCCGCTCTGATCCGGGGCTGTTCGATGAGCGCGACCTGCCGGTGCACGCCGGGTACACGGCGCAGCTCGGGGCGCTGGGCGTGCGGGTGCTGCGCGAGAGCCGCTGGGCGAACGCGGCGAGCGTGCGCGTGACGCGCGTGCAGGCAGAGCAGATCGCGGCGTTGCCGTTCGTGCGGTCGATCGAGCCCGTGCGGTGGGGGCGGGGCGTGCGTCCGGTGGAGGTGGTGCCGGCCGCGCACTCGACCTCCGGCGGGTACGGCGCGCGCGACATGTACGGTCGTTCGTCCGCGCAGCTCGCGCAGATCAACCTGCCCGCGCTGCACGGGCAGGGCTTCACGGGGCAGGGCGTGATCGTCGGGATTCTCGACACCGGCTTCCGGCGCGACCACGCGGCGTTCAACTTCCCCGGGCACGTGCTGCCGGTGGTCGCCGAGCATGACTTCATCGACGACGACACCAACACGGGCCCGCAGGCGGGCGATCACCCCGACCAGCACTCGCACGGCACGCTCATCCTGGGCTGCATCCGCGCGTACCAGCCGAATGAACTCGTCGGCGGCGCGTACGACGCGTCGGTGATCCTCGCGAAGACCGAGGACATCGCCAGCGAGACGCCCATCGAAGAGGACAACTACGTCGCTGGGCTGGAGTTCATCGAGTTCCACGGCGGAGACCTCGCGACGTCCTCGCTCAGCTACATCGACTGGTACACGCAGGCGGACCTGGACGGTGTGACGGCGGTGACGTCGATCGCGGTGAACGTCGCGACGGCGAACGGGCTGCACTGCCTGACCGCCGCGGGCAACGCCGGGCATGACGACAACCCCGCGACGAGCACGCTGGGCGCGCCCGCCGATGCGCTGCGCGTCATCACGTGCGGCGCGGGTCGCTCGGACGGCACGTCGTCGGGGTTCACGTCGTCGGGCCCCACGGCCGACGGACGCGTGAAGCCCGAGGTGCTGGCGCGGGGCTCGGGCACCGCGACGGTGTCGTCCTCCAGCACGACGGGATTCGCGCTGGCGAACGGGACGTCGCTGTCCACGCCGCTGGTCGCCGCGGCGGTCGCGTGCATCGTGCAGGCGCGCCCCACGTGGACGGTGGACCAGATGCGGGCGGCGATCTTCTCGAACGCGACCGACTACGTCGCGACGGGTATGACCGACCCGCTGTTCATCCGCGGGTACGGGTTCATCGACGCCGCCGCGACGGTCGGGCCCATCTGCGATCCGGACGTCAACCAGGACGGCAACGTCGACCAGGACGACGTGGCGTGCCTGGCGCAGGTGATCGCCGGGGACGCGTCGTGCTCGTCGGGCGATCCGGACTTCAACCAGGACGGCAACGCCGACCAGGACGACGTCGAATCGCTCTCGCAGGTGGTCGGCGGGCAGGCGTGCCCGTAACGCGGCGTCCGGCGCGGGGGCGAACTTTGGTGCGCGGCGCCGCGGCTCGCGGTTCTCCGCGTCTCGCCGCGTCGTGTATCCTCCCGCCATGTTTCTCGGCATCGACATCGGCACGTCGGGCGCAAAGGCGATCGTGATCGACCGCGAGGGGCGGATCGTGGGACGCGGCGCGTCGACGTACCCGCGCTCGCAGCCCCACCCGGGCTGGAGCGAGCAGGACCCGCGCGACTGGTGGGAGGGAGCCTCCATCGCGGCCCGCCAGGCGCTGGCGGGCGTGGATTCAACGGGCGTGCGCGCGCTCGCGCTCTCGGGCCAGATGCACGGGCTGACGGTGATCGACGCGGACGAGAGTTTCCGCGCGGGCACGCGCGTGCTCAACCCCGTCCGCCCGGCCATCCTCTGGAACGACCAGCGCTGCGAGGCGCAGTGCGCGGAGATCGAGGCGGCGTTCGGCGGGCGCCTCGCCTGCGTGCGCACGCTCGGCAACGCGCCGCTCGCGGGGTTCACGCTGCCGAAGCTGCTGTGGCTGCGCAAGCACGAGCCGGACGCGCTCGCGAACCCCGGCGCGTTCCTGCTGCCCAAGGACTACGTGCGATTCACGATGACGGGCGAACTGGCGACCGACTATGGCGACGCCTCGGGCACGCTCATGCTCGACATGCAGGAGCGTCGCTGGTCGGACCAGGCGTGCGCGCTGGCGGGGATCGATCGGCGGCGCCTGCCCGCGCTGCGCGAGAGCGCGGTGAACGCGGGGATTCTGACGCCCTGGGCGGCGGGGGAGTTCGGCGTGCCGCGGGCGACGGCGGCGATCGCCGGCTCGGGCGACAACCAGGCCGGGGCGGTGGGCGCGGGCGTGGTGAAGCCCGGCGACGCGCTGCTCTCGCTGGGCACGAGCGGCGTGCTGTACGTGCACAGCGACCGGGCGCGGTTCGACGATCGCACGCCCGGCAAGCCGGGGCGCGTGCACACGTTCTTCGCGGGCGACGGGAAGGGCGGCTCGCCCGCGTCGTGGTGCAACACGGGGTGCATGCTCTCGGCGTGCGCGAGCCTGGACTGGGCGAAGCGCGAGCTGGCGCCGCAGGTGCCGCTGGAGGCGCTGCTGGAGGAGGCCGCCACCGCGCCGGCGGGGAGCGACGGGCTCGTGTTCCTGCCGCACCTGACGGGCGAGCGCTGCCCGCACCCTTCGGCGAGTGCGCGGGGCGCGTGGGTGGGGCTGACGGAGCGGCACACGCGGGCGCACCTGGTGCGGGCGGTGCTCGAGGGCGTTGCGCTCACGATGCGTCAGATCCTGGACATCATGCGCGAGGCGCGGGCGACGGTGAGCCGCGTGCGGGTGATCGGGGGCGGGGCCAAGTCGGCGCTGTGGCGGCAGATCCACGCCGACGCGATGGGCGTGCCGCTGGTCTCGCTCGAGAGCGAGGAGGGCCCGGCGCTGGGGGCGGCGATCCTGGCGGGCGTCGGCATGGGCGCGTGGCCGGGCGTGCGCGAGGCGTGCGAGGTGATCGTGCGCGAGAAGGAAACCACCGAGCCGACGGCGTCGGGCACCGCGACGTACGAAGAGGTGCTCGCGCGGTACAAGACCGTGTACCCGGGGCTGGAGTCCTACTGCCGGGCGACGGCGGGGGAGTGAGGTCAGGCACACCGCACGGAGTGCGGTGGTACCCCAGGTGGTACGCGAGGTGGTACGCGAGGCACAGCAACGCACACCCGTCAGCCGAAGAGCGAGAGCTGCCCGCCGGTCTGCGGGCGCCGAAAGTGTGCGCCCGAGAGCGGGCGGACGTCGCGATTGAGCCCGTGCCGCCGCGTGAAGACGTCGAAGACCTGGGCGATCTGTTCCGCGAGGGGGCCCTGCCCGCGGTGGCGCGCGTTCGAGGCGTCGTAGAGCTTCCCGCCGCGGGTGTCGCGGATCTGTGCTTCGACTTTCTTCGCGCGTTCGGGGTGCACGGATCGCGAGAGCCAGTCGAGGAAGAGGTCCTTGATCTGGTAGGGCAGGCGGAGCAGGACGTACGACGCGCGGAGCGCCCCGGCCTTCGCGGCGGCCTCGAGGATCGCGGGCACTTCCGAGTCGGTCAGGCCCGGGATGATCGGCGCGACGTTGACGCTCACCGGCACGCCCGCGTCGGTGAGCTCGCGGATGGCCCGCAGGCGCGCCACCGGCAGCGACGCGCGCGGCTCGAGCTTCTGAGCAAGGTCCGCGTCGAGCGTCACCAGCGTGATGATGACGCGCCCGGCGTTCTTGGAGGCGAGCGTCGCCCAGAGGTCGGTGTCGCGCAGCACCATCGCGCTCTTGGTCATGGTCGAGACCGGCTGAGAACACTCGGCGAGCACCTCCAGGCACTGGCGGGCGAGGCGCATGGTGTGCTCGATCGGCTGGTAGATGTCGGTGCTGGCCGACATCACGATGGGCTCGGGCTTCCAGGAGGGCGACGCGAGTTCGTCGCGCAGCAGGCGGGCGGCGTCGGGCTTGGCGACGAGCTTGGTCTCGAAGTCGAGCCCGCAACTGAAGCCGAGGTACTCGTGGTACTGGCGTGCGAAGCAGTAGACGCAGCCGTGCTCGCACCCGCGGTACGGGTTGATCGTCCAATCGAACGGAACGTCGGAGGTGCGGGCGACGCGGTTGATGATGGTGCGGGTGGCGTCGCGGAAGACCTGTCGCTCGACGCGGCGGCGCGTGCCGTCGGCGTCGGCGCGCTCGATCATCTGGCGGTCGAGTTCCTCGCCGAGCACGTGCAGGCGGAGGTCCTCGAAGCGGTTGCCGGGGTTGAGGCCGGCGGCGCGTCGGTGGGCCGGGCCCTCGGCGAGGGCGTCGCGGTAGGTGAAGTCGTCGTCCGCCATACCCAAACGTTATGCGAACGCAATGGGCGCGACAATCGCGGGGTGCCCGCGAATTGCGAGGTGGCGCGGCCGGGCCCGACGCGCGGGCCCCGCCGGCGGGCGCGATAGGCTGGGGGCAATCAGGGAGGGTTCATGCCATTGCACGATCTGAGACCCCAGGGGCTGCGGCGTACGCCGGACGACCTGCTGCGGCACTTGTCGACGTTCTCGCTCGACCTGCGGTTTTCGGCGGGGGTGTGGTTCTTCTCGCCCTGCCCGTCGCGGTTCCACGAGCGGTACACGCCGGTGCTGGATCTGGAACGCCGGCTGGAAATCGCCGCGGGGCTGGCCTCGCGCGGGCTGGCGGCGATGGAGGCGCACTACCCCAACGAGATCAACGAGGAGAACGTGGGGCTGTGGCGGACGTTTGCGGCCCAGACCGGCGTGCGACTGCTGACGGTCATCCCGCTGCTCTTCTGGGACACGCAGTTCGAGTTCGGGTCGCTGTCGAGCCCGGTCGAATCGGCGCGCCGGGCGGCGATCGATCGCACGGCCCGGGCGCTCGCGCTCAACCGCGAGCTCGACACCGATTTCGCGGTGGTGTGGCCCGGCATCGACGGGTACGAGAACCCGTTCGGCGTGGACTTCGCGGGGATGCGCGACCGGTTCGCGTCCGGGCTGGCGGAGGCGATGGACCGTGTGCCGGGCGTGCGGATCGCGTTCGAGCCAAAGCCCTACGAGCCGCGCGGCAGGATCCTCTATGGCACGACGCCCGAGGGCATCTTGCTGGCGCGCGACGTGGAGCGGCGGCTGGGCGCGGACGCCAACCGGCGCGTGCTGGGCGAGGGGCATGGCCTGGTGTGCATGAACCCGGAAGTGGGGCACGTGCTGATGGGCTTTGAGGATCTTGCGTACGCCTTCAGTTGGCCTCTGTCGGAAGGGCGCCTGGCGCACACGCACTGGAACAGCCAGCCGCTGGGCAACTACGACCAGGATCTGAACGTGGGCGTCGTCTCGCCCGAGCAGACGGAGGCGGGGCTGTACGCGCTCAAGATGCACGGGTACGTGGGGTACTTCGGCATCGACGTGAACCCGGAGCGGATGCCGGTGGAGGTGGCGCTGCGCAACTCGATGGACGCGCTGCGCGCCGCGAACGACCGGATCGACGCGCTCGACCACGAGGCGATCCTGTTCAGTCATCGGCACCCGGCGCGAAGCCGCGGGTGGCTGGAGGGGCACCTGACGCGGGCGCGGGCGTCGCGCCCGGACCGGCTGGCGCCGCTTGCGAGGCCCTGCTAGAGGTCGATGTCGGGATGCACGGGGGGAGCGCGGAGGGCGTCGAGCGCTGACCCCAGCGAACCCGGCGTGCGGCGGAGATGACGATCTCGCCGTGATCCTGCTGAGCGGGCGCGCGGCGTTTAGCCTTGCCGGCCTCGCGTCGGCCCGCGGAATGCCGTGGTCTACAGTGCGAGGCGCGAGGAGCACGCATGAGCGGGACGGGTGAGATCGGCGTGGCGGGGGACGTTGCGCCCAGCGACTTCTCGGACGAGGCG
The DNA window shown above is from Planctomycetota bacterium and carries:
- a CDS encoding DUF4139 domain-containing protein, with protein sequence MNTSALSAASVLVALAGMSFGVHAQPARTPSTSVTIYSAAEPGAVPPSTYRPTPNNPYAYHQQQAVPGFAIVRQDRPINLGAQVSEVRFTDVAALIDPTTVSFTCLTDPGTRVLEQNYQFDLVSPDKLLENFIDREITVTVPRGDHTETITGTLLSSSPGQFVLAANGGLEVINGYQGITFPSLPEGFQTRPTLVWKIGTAKPGAHTARVSYETEGVTWWADYNLIYHEGTNENAGFLDVGAWVSILNRSGGTYDNAQLKLVAGSVNRAPRQDQRWNSRRELGMVVDEAVGGVGGFAEKSFFEYHLYTLGRSTTIPNNSTKQIELFPAAQKVPCDKVVVYDGLGQDVWFGGGPYTDANLGSQTRKDVDVYVRFRNTPQAGLGMPFPAGRIRISKVDEADGGVEFIGEDVIRHTPRNEEILVKVGKAFDVVGERIATDFKVDHSKEMMEETIEITVRNRKQQPVDVIVQERLVRWLQWEIVKSTHEFTKIDARRMHHTLRLAPDEEKVIRYTVRYTW
- a CDS encoding MBL fold metallo-hydrolase, whose translation is MSTPADSNGRGGPWARMVDMAAAAARSSTRRYPRELLASMRELREGAALRVEHPHADASLGGVWLGHSTVLLRIGRSWVLTDPVFSERIGVRVGGRTFGLGRLAPTFDLGTLPPVDLILVSHAHFDHLDRPTLAKLVSPRTRVITAERTGALIPGGFEGVHELRWNDEVRAGDLVIRAMRPAHWGARTAFDRQRGFNSYVIDAPDHRRRVLFSGDTAHTRAFERVGGADLTIFGIGAYDPWEHAHATPEQAWDMHRLAGGERFMPMHHSTFPLSDEPAGEPLRRLIAAAGAAGPTVVGENLGKAWHAA
- a CDS encoding S8 family serine peptidase, producing MTQHARAFAVAVGLAFALGARPATALEPNASFLSAPDRPAPLAPALAAAFEERDELKVWVMFVDKGVAPGAAMQAALAGLEATYPARAVERRRLRRSDPGLFDERDLPVHAGYTAQLGALGVRVLRESRWANAASVRVTRVQAEQIAALPFVRSIEPVRWGRGVRPVEVVPAAHSTSGGYGARDMYGRSSAQLAQINLPALHGQGFTGQGVIVGILDTGFRRDHAAFNFPGHVLPVVAEHDFIDDDTNTGPQAGDHPDQHSHGTLILGCIRAYQPNELVGGAYDASVILAKTEDIASETPIEEDNYVAGLEFIEFHGGDLATSSLSYIDWYTQADLDGVTAVTSIAVNVATANGLHCLTAAGNAGHDDNPATSTLGAPADALRVITCGAGRSDGTSSGFTSSGPTADGRVKPEVLARGSGTATVSSSSTTGFALANGTSLSTPLVAAAVACIVQARPTWTVDQMRAAIFSNATDYVATGMTDPLFIRGYGFIDAAATVGPICDPDVNQDGNVDQDDVACLAQVIAGDASCSSGDPDFNQDGNADQDDVESLSQVVGGQACP
- the xylB gene encoding xylulokinase, with the protein product MFLGIDIGTSGAKAIVIDREGRIVGRGASTYPRSQPHPGWSEQDPRDWWEGASIAARQALAGVDSTGVRALALSGQMHGLTVIDADESFRAGTRVLNPVRPAILWNDQRCEAQCAEIEAAFGGRLACVRTLGNAPLAGFTLPKLLWLRKHEPDALANPGAFLLPKDYVRFTMTGELATDYGDASGTLMLDMQERRWSDQACALAGIDRRRLPALRESAVNAGILTPWAAGEFGVPRATAAIAGSGDNQAGAVGAGVVKPGDALLSLGTSGVLYVHSDRARFDDRTPGKPGRVHTFFAGDGKGGSPASWCNTGCMLSACASLDWAKRELAPQVPLEALLEEAATAPAGSDGLVFLPHLTGERCPHPSASARGAWVGLTERHTRAHLVRAVLEGVALTMRQILDIMREARATVSRVRVIGGGAKSALWRQIHADAMGVPLVSLESEEGPALGAAILAGVGMGAWPGVREACEVIVREKETTEPTASGTATYEEVLARYKTVYPGLESYCRATAGE
- a CDS encoding PA0069 family radical SAM protein encodes the protein MADDDFTYRDALAEGPAHRRAAGLNPGNRFEDLRLHVLGEELDRQMIERADADGTRRRVERQVFRDATRTIINRVARTSDVPFDWTINPYRGCEHGCVYCFARQYHEYLGFSCGLDFETKLVAKPDAARLLRDELASPSWKPEPIVMSASTDIYQPIEHTMRLARQCLEVLAECSQPVSTMTKSAMVLRDTDLWATLASKNAGRVIITLVTLDADLAQKLEPRASLPVARLRAIRELTDAGVPVSVNVAPIIPGLTDSEVPAILEAAAKAGALRASYVLLRLPYQIKDLFLDWLSRSVHPERAKKVEAQIRDTRGGKLYDASNARHRGQGPLAEQIAQVFDVFTRRHGLNRDVRPLSGAHFRRPQTGGQLSLFG
- a CDS encoding TIM barrel protein; amino-acid sequence: MPLHDLRPQGLRRTPDDLLRHLSTFSLDLRFSAGVWFFSPCPSRFHERYTPVLDLERRLEIAAGLASRGLAAMEAHYPNEINEENVGLWRTFAAQTGVRLLTVIPLLFWDTQFEFGSLSSPVESARRAAIDRTARALALNRELDTDFAVVWPGIDGYENPFGVDFAGMRDRFASGLAEAMDRVPGVRIAFEPKPYEPRGRILYGTTPEGILLARDVERRLGADANRRVLGEGHGLVCMNPEVGHVLMGFEDLAYAFSWPLSEGRLAHTHWNSQPLGNYDQDLNVGVVSPEQTEAGLYALKMHGYVGYFGIDVNPERMPVEVALRNSMDALRAANDRIDALDHEAILFSHRHPARSRGWLEGHLTRARASRPDRLAPLARPC